One window of Anaerolineales bacterium genomic DNA carries:
- a CDS encoding aspartate ammonia-lyase: MSPKEFRKEKDSLGELNIPTSALYGVQTQRAVENFPISGLRPWRAFVWSVAAVKRAAAIVNYDLGLFNDREVDGNPARNIGKIQGNERGRKFTAKELSDAIVQAATEVMDGKWDSQFVVDPFQAGAGTSHNMNANEVIANRATQLLGGEPGEYYVHPNDHVNMAQSTNDVIPTSIRLGALWRLDELLASLKSLQSALETKAKEFDPVVKSGRTHLQDAVPVRLGQEFGAYAKAVERDTERIRRSAEGLRRLGIGGTAVGSGLNAHPKYHSHMVATLSGMTGIKLHTSDNLFESMQSMADVADFSASLRTLALTLIRVANDFRLLSSGPSTGFDEIRLPTVQPGSSIMPGKVNPVLAEMLDQAMFHVVGCDTTVMMAVQAGQLELNVMMPVIAHNLFEMMQVMIGSVTAFTERAVKGVTANAEKAEGWLAKNAIVVTALNPVIGYSQGAALVKEALAMNASIKELALEKAKAGALKHRDGDRPVRPEEIEAALSDLRKLTDGGIFDGSMGGG, encoded by the coding sequence ATGTCTCCAAAAGAGTTTAGGAAAGAAAAAGATTCGCTCGGAGAGTTAAACATCCCGACTTCTGCCTTGTACGGCGTGCAGACCCAGCGCGCGGTGGAAAACTTCCCCATCAGCGGATTACGTCCCTGGCGCGCCTTTGTCTGGTCGGTGGCGGCGGTCAAACGCGCGGCGGCCATCGTCAACTACGATCTCGGTTTATTCAACGACCGCGAAGTTGACGGAAACCCCGCTCGTAACATAGGAAAAATTCAAGGAAATGAGCGGGGCAGGAAATTCACCGCCAAAGAACTCTCAGATGCAATCGTGCAAGCCGCAACGGAAGTAATGGACGGCAAATGGGATTCGCAATTCGTAGTCGATCCCTTCCAGGCGGGCGCGGGGACGAGTCACAACATGAACGCGAACGAAGTCATCGCCAACCGCGCCACGCAACTCCTCGGCGGCGAACCCGGAGAGTATTACGTCCACCCGAACGACCACGTCAACATGGCGCAATCTACGAACGACGTGATTCCAACATCCATTCGGCTTGGCGCGTTGTGGAGGCTGGATGAACTGCTCGCTTCATTGAAGTCCCTCCAAAGCGCGCTCGAAACCAAAGCCAAAGAGTTCGATCCTGTCGTGAAATCGGGCCGCACGCATTTGCAGGACGCCGTTCCGGTGCGACTCGGTCAGGAGTTTGGCGCGTACGCCAAAGCCGTCGAACGCGATACGGAGCGCATCCGCAGATCGGCTGAGGGATTGCGCAGGCTCGGCATCGGTGGGACAGCCGTCGGGTCCGGTTTGAACGCGCATCCCAAATATCACAGCCACATGGTGGCGACTCTCTCCGGGATGACGGGGATCAAATTGCATACATCCGACAACCTTTTTGAATCGATGCAATCCATGGCGGATGTGGCGGACTTCTCCGCCTCGCTTCGGACTCTCGCGTTGACGTTGATCCGGGTCGCGAACGATTTTCGCCTCCTCTCGTCCGGACCGTCGACCGGGTTCGACGAAATCAGATTGCCCACCGTTCAGCCCGGTTCTTCGATCATGCCGGGAAAAGTGAATCCCGTTCTGGCGGAGATGCTCGATCAGGCGATGTTCCATGTCGTCGGCTGTGACACGACCGTGATGATGGCAGTGCAAGCCGGTCAACTGGAATTGAATGTGATGATGCCGGTCATCGCGCACAATCTCTTCGAGATGATGCAGGTGATGATCGGCTCGGTGACCGCATTCACCGAACGCGCGGTGAAGGGAGTGACAGCGAATGCCGAAAAAGCCGAAGGCTGGCTGGCAAAGAACGCCATCGTTGTGACGGCATTGAACCCAGTCATCGGGTACTCGCAGGGAGCGGCGCTCGTCAAGGAGGCGCTCGCGATGAATGCTTCGATTAAGGAGTTGGCGCTGGAAAAAGCGAAGGCGGGCGCGTTGAAGCACCGCGATGGAGACCGCCCGGTCAGGCCGGAAGAGATCGAAGCGGCATTGAGCGACCTGCGCAAACTGACCGACGGCGGAATCTTCGACGGGAGCATGGGCGGCGGGTAA
- a CDS encoding NTP transferase domain-containing protein yields MNAIVTAGGIPQPSDKLYAYSNGDSKALIDVAGKPMVQWVLDALGDAKKVDHVIVIGLSPKSGLTCKKPLHYVSNQGRMLANITAGVNKSLEINPRGEYVLIVSADIPALKSDMVDWLVKTCMQTKDDLYYGVCPREVMESRFPESNRTYTRLKDMEVCGADINVSHVRMVTEHLDTWEQLIGNRKSPLRQAGVIGLDTLIQFAFRQFTLQGLVERASERIGIKGRAIIWDHAEPCMDVDKPHQLELLRRDLAQKQKTAGKSSKKPAPIRRTAKKSTKKAVAKKARTKSKAKRK; encoded by the coding sequence ATGAACGCAATCGTAACTGCCGGGGGGATTCCCCAGCCCAGCGACAAGTTATATGCCTACTCCAACGGCGATTCGAAAGCCCTGATCGATGTGGCGGGCAAGCCCATGGTGCAATGGGTGCTCGACGCCCTTGGCGACGCGAAGAAAGTGGATCATGTCATTGTGATCGGTCTTTCCCCCAAAAGCGGATTGACCTGCAAGAAGCCGCTCCATTATGTTTCCAACCAGGGGCGCATGCTGGCGAACATCACAGCCGGCGTCAACAAATCGTTGGAGATCAACCCGAGAGGCGAATACGTCCTGATCGTCTCCGCAGACATTCCCGCACTCAAAAGCGACATGGTGGATTGGCTCGTCAAAACCTGCATGCAAACGAAAGACGACCTGTATTACGGCGTCTGTCCGCGCGAAGTGATGGAAAGCCGTTTTCCTGAATCGAACCGCACTTACACCAGGCTCAAGGATATGGAAGTCTGCGGGGCGGATATCAACGTTTCCCATGTCCGCATGGTCACAGAGCACCTCGATACTTGGGAGCAGCTGATCGGCAACCGCAAGAGCCCATTGAGACAGGCTGGCGTGATCGGCCTGGATACTTTAATTCAGTTCGCCTTTCGACAATTCACATTGCAAGGATTGGTCGAGCGCGCGTCCGAACGGATCGGCATCAAGGGACGCGCCATCATTTGGGATCACGCCGAGCCGTGCATGGACGTGGACAAACCGCATCAATTGGAACTCCTGCGCCGCGATCTTGCTCAAAAACAAAAAACCGCAGGAAAATCGTCGAAGAAACCTGCCCCGATCCGCAGAACGGCAAAGAAATCAACAAAGAAAGCAGTCGCGAAAAAAGCGCGAACAAAGTCGAAGGCCAAACGGAAATGA
- a CDS encoding fumarate hydratase C-terminal domain-containing protein produces the protein MKHITTPISDETIRELKVGDSVALSGMMVTARDAAHKWMIETFIRKTRPPQGDDMHVYEELKKFFNGSIIYHCGPVVTGLDTGEYKIIAAGPTTSIREEPYQADVMKHFNIKGVIGKGGMGAKTLKGCEETPGVYFHAIGGAASFLAQTVTKVHGVFKLDFGVPEAMWLIEVKDFPVVVTMDSHGGSQHAVIDDASKKVLDDLLKKPF, from the coding sequence ATGAAACATATTACCACCCCCATCAGTGACGAGACCATCCGCGAGTTGAAGGTCGGCGATTCGGTGGCGCTTTCAGGCATGATGGTCACTGCGCGGGACGCAGCTCATAAATGGATGATCGAAACGTTCATCAGGAAGACCCGTCCGCCGCAGGGCGACGACATGCATGTGTACGAAGAATTGAAAAAATTTTTCAACGGCTCCATCATCTACCATTGCGGACCGGTCGTCACCGGATTGGACACGGGGGAATATAAGATCATCGCGGCCGGACCAACCACCTCCATCCGCGAAGAGCCGTACCAGGCGGATGTGATGAAACACTTCAACATCAAGGGCGTGATCGGCAAGGGCGGCATGGGGGCGAAAACCCTGAAAGGCTGCGAAGAAACGCCGGGAGTCTATTTCCACGCGATAGGCGGAGCCGCCTCCTTCCTCGCCCAAACGGTGACGAAGGTGCATGGCGTATTCAAGCTTGATTTCGGCGTCCCCGAAGCCATGTGGCTGATCGAAGTCAAGGATTTCCCTGTCGTCGTCACGATGGATTCGCACGGCGGGAGTCAACACGCGGTCATCGACGACGCTTCGAAAAAGGTATTGGACGATTTGCTGAAAAAACCCTTTTGA
- a CDS encoding phosphatase PAP2 family protein, which yields MTYRRILELDARLSSQMRVAEKPGLLRNLAIFFAHSGDSWIWAPALIIIWFFSDPSWRKWETVEFFGILGLAGVVFMVKLLVKRKRPEGDWGDIYRNTDPHSFPSGHAARAFLIATLATVLVPPWLAAILWVWAPLVASARVAMGVHYLSDIIAGAVLGVIVALLGLQFYQFLIDWFAGLTGFHFW from the coding sequence ATGACATATCGCCGCATCCTCGAACTCGATGCCCGGCTTTCCAGTCAAATGCGAGTGGCTGAAAAGCCGGGTCTTTTACGGAACCTTGCCATCTTCTTTGCGCACTCCGGAGACTCATGGATTTGGGCGCCCGCGCTCATCATCATCTGGTTCTTTAGCGACCCATCCTGGAGGAAATGGGAAACCGTCGAGTTTTTCGGCATCCTTGGGTTGGCAGGCGTGGTCTTCATGGTGAAACTCCTTGTTAAACGAAAACGCCCTGAAGGCGATTGGGGCGACATCTACAGGAACACCGACCCGCATTCCTTTCCGTCGGGACATGCCGCCCGCGCTTTTCTCATCGCAACCCTTGCCACGGTTCTTGTCCCGCCCTGGCTTGCCGCTATCCTTTGGGTTTGGGCGCCGCTGGTGGCTTCGGCGCGCGTGGCAATGGGTGTTCACTACCTATCCGATATCATTGCCGGAGCCGTTCTCGGAGTGATCGTTGCCTTGCTCGGCTTGCAGTTCTACCAATTTCTCATCGATTGGTTTGCCGGGCTGACCGGTTTTCATTTCTGGTAA
- a CDS encoding PAS domain S-box protein produces MLEKLRRLFAPSIFEDEEKTRAAQILSSIGWVAAGAVLFLTISRLITGDWNSSSSLIFFPAVFLIILTTQIMIRFGRVRFAGIFLVVSIWLALTLQASQASGLRDVAVLTYPVVILLCALLLGWRWGLVIGFFSIAAVWFFASQEARGTHPYSVDLPYDFARDLTAVFIISSVLIYILIYRLNRSLSDARLELRERLRTDEKLQLQARYLTALHETTFGLLNRLELKPLLESILERVSELLETPHVGIDLITPEGTALRQELGNGIFKDWNGYLTLNGEGLTGLVWERSETILVEDYDSWELSHPGAVGIGFYSVAGAPLKSGDRFLGTLIVATVEDTRTFSVEQMDLLERLAALASLAIDNARLYEEAQRDLVERKAAERDLRASEERFRKVFNNSNIAITIVTLEEGTFLEANDAFWRLSGLAPEKALGHSSVELNMWRHPDDRKKFVEDLLENGSLESVEVDFPLNKSSLAYYELITIRNQLCILCMFYDVSEQRKTEHALKESEERFRKVFHASPVAICITTLEEGRLLDANDAYWRLTGYDPQSSIGRLSTELEMWNSSEDRSAFIEVIKLKRSLVNPDYEFLSFGTKERRNVIAFYELIVIDQQACILSMFYDLTEQKQTQKALQNAEARTRAILDSIPDMIFEVSKDGIFLDFMASASLTPRMEPREFIGKNIKDLFPRNISEQTMFSLERALATSQVHSFEYGMPPGEEVQFFEARVAPVTSDSAIIMVRDISQRKWVETEREKLIEELEDKNSELERFTYTVSHDLKSPVITIRGFLGFLEQDALSGNMPRLKHDIQRISDATDKMQTLLNELLDLSRVGRLMNPPSQVPFNQIVEEAVALVQGRLQENNNQVRIQQDMQAVYVDRQRMVEAVQNLIDNAAKFSDGNSLIEIGQEGMDGAQPLFYVRDHGIGIDPVHHERIFGLFNKLDTGSEGTGIGLALVKRIVEVHKGRIWVQSEPGKGSTFFFTLPPAPPAGPES; encoded by the coding sequence ATGCTCGAGAAGCTCCGTCGTCTGTTTGCGCCGTCCATCTTCGAAGATGAAGAGAAGACCCGCGCAGCCCAAATCCTAAGTTCGATCGGGTGGGTTGCCGCGGGGGCGGTCCTTTTCCTTACGATCTCGCGCCTTATCACCGGGGATTGGAATAGCAGCTCTTCACTGATTTTCTTCCCGGCCGTCTTTTTGATCATCCTGACCACGCAGATCATGATCCGTTTCGGGAGGGTTCGGTTTGCGGGGATTTTCCTTGTCGTCTCCATCTGGCTGGCATTGACCCTTCAGGCTTCGCAAGCTTCCGGATTGCGCGATGTGGCAGTCCTCACATATCCCGTTGTCATTTTGCTCTGCGCCCTTTTGCTCGGCTGGCGATGGGGTTTGGTCATCGGTTTTTTTAGTATCGCCGCTGTGTGGTTTTTTGCTTCGCAGGAGGCGCGGGGAACGCACCCATACTCTGTCGATCTCCCCTATGATTTTGCCCGCGACCTGACGGCTGTCTTCATCATATCCAGCGTCCTGATCTATATTCTGATCTACCGGCTAAATCGTTCCCTTTCGGATGCGCGCCTAGAACTGCGCGAGCGACTTCGGACGGACGAAAAACTCCAACTGCAAGCCCGTTACCTGACTGCGCTTCATGAAACGACCTTCGGCCTGCTTAACCGTCTCGAATTGAAACCGCTGCTCGAGTCGATTCTCGAACGCGTCAGCGAACTGCTCGAAACGCCTCACGTCGGCATCGACCTGATCACGCCCGAAGGAACCGCGCTTCGACAGGAACTTGGCAACGGCATCTTCAAGGATTGGAACGGGTATTTAACATTAAATGGCGAGGGTCTTACCGGCCTGGTTTGGGAACGCAGCGAGACCATTCTGGTCGAAGATTATGACTCATGGGAATTAAGCCACCCCGGGGCGGTCGGCATCGGATTTTATTCGGTAGCCGGTGCGCCTTTGAAATCAGGCGATCGATTCCTCGGAACACTGATCGTTGCCACAGTCGAAGACACGCGCACCTTCTCTGTCGAACAAATGGACCTGCTTGAACGACTTGCAGCGCTCGCTTCGCTGGCAATAGACAACGCACGCCTGTATGAGGAGGCACAGAGAGACCTGGTGGAAAGGAAAGCCGCAGAACGGGACCTGCGCGCGAGCGAAGAGCGCTTCCGAAAGGTGTTCAACAACAGCAACATCGCCATCACGATCGTCACGCTGGAAGAAGGCACCTTTCTTGAAGCCAACGACGCCTTCTGGCGGCTCTCGGGGCTCGCGCCGGAAAAAGCTCTCGGTCATTCCTCCGTCGAACTTAATATGTGGCGGCACCCTGATGATCGAAAAAAATTTGTCGAAGACCTGCTTGAGAACGGCTCGCTCGAAAGCGTGGAAGTGGATTTTCCCCTGAATAAATCCTCGCTCGCCTATTACGAACTGATCACCATCCGGAACCAGCTTTGCATCCTGTGCATGTTCTATGATGTCTCCGAACAGCGCAAAACGGAACATGCCCTCAAGGAAAGCGAGGAGCGTTTCCGCAAGGTATTCCATGCCAGCCCTGTGGCGATCTGCATCACCACGCTAGAGGAGGGCCGCCTGCTCGACGCCAACGACGCCTATTGGAGACTCACCGGTTACGACCCTCAATCGTCCATCGGCAGGCTTTCGACGGAGTTGGAAATGTGGAATTCATCGGAAGACCGCAGCGCCTTCATCGAGGTGATCAAGCTTAAGCGCTCCCTTGTTAATCCAGATTACGAGTTCCTGAGTTTCGGAACGAAAGAACGCCGGAATGTCATCGCCTTCTACGAATTGATCGTGATCGATCAGCAAGCCTGCATCCTCTCGATGTTCTACGACCTGACCGAACAAAAACAGACCCAGAAGGCTTTGCAAAACGCGGAAGCCCGCACGCGTGCCATCCTCGATTCGATCCCGGATATGATCTTCGAGGTTTCGAAGGACGGCATATTTCTGGACTTCATGGCATCTGCCAGCCTGACCCCGCGCATGGAACCGCGCGAGTTCATCGGCAAAAACATCAAAGACCTGTTCCCCCGGAATATCTCCGAACAAACCATGTTTTCCCTCGAGCGCGCCCTCGCCACCAGCCAGGTCCATTCCTTTGAGTATGGCATGCCGCCCGGCGAAGAGGTTCAATTCTTCGAGGCACGCGTGGCGCCGGTCACTTCCGATTCTGCGATCATCATGGTGCGAGACATCAGCCAGCGCAAGTGGGTCGAGACCGAGCGCGAGAAATTGATCGAGGAATTGGAGGACAAGAACAGCGAATTGGAAAGATTCACATACACCGTCTCGCACGATCTCAAATCCCCTGTCATCACCATTCGCGGCTTTCTTGGTTTCCTTGAACAGGATGCGTTGAGCGGAAATATGCCGCGCCTGAAGCATGATATTCAACGCATTTCAGACGCCACGGACAAAATGCAGACTCTCCTCAACGAATTGCTCGACCTCTCACGGGTCGGACGGCTGATGAATCCCCCCAGCCAGGTACCGTTCAATCAGATCGTGGAGGAAGCGGTCGCGCTGGTTCAGGGACGGCTTCAGGAAAACAATAATCAAGTGCGCATCCAGCAGGACATGCAGGCCGTTTATGTCGACCGCCAGCGCATGGTGGAGGCGGTTCAAAACCTGATCGATAACGCCGCAAAATTCAGCGACGGCAATTCGCTGATCGAGATCGGGCAGGAAGGCATGGACGGCGCCCAACCCCTCTTTTATGTCCGCGATCACGGCATCGGTATCGACCCCGTCCATCACGAGCGCATCTTTGGGTTGTTCAACAAACTCGACACGGGTTCCGAGGGAACGGGAATTGGTCTCGCGCTTGTAAAGCGGATCGTCGAGGTCCACAAAGGCAGGATCTGGGTCCAGAGTGAACCGGGAAAAGGATCCACATTTTTCTTCACTCTTCCGCCCGCGCCGCCCGCCGGACCCGAGTCCTGA
- a CDS encoding quinate 5-dehydrogenase codes for MKHAVSISIGSSKRNKAVEVNLLGETIRIERIGTDGDMEAAALKYKELDGKVDAFGVGGADLGAIIDGKWYTLHSVTPMVRYVKKTPLVDGGGLKNTLENKAPAFLEQNIGDYIKSHGRKVLVTLGADRWGLARAFSELGYETVYGDLMFGLDLPIAIHSLKGLKTAASLLMPIASRLPFEWIYPTGEKQEKRTPKWGKYYDWATVIAGDCHYIKRFMPDDLTGKVIVTNTTTPEDVEAFRKAGVKYLVTTTPVLDGRSFGTNMMEAALVALSGKGRPLTWPELSEMIDKLGFQPQLQDLERSSGTDGHKTMSNV; via the coding sequence ATGAAGCATGCAGTCAGCATCAGCATTGGCTCATCCAAACGGAACAAGGCTGTGGAGGTCAATCTGCTGGGCGAAACAATACGCATCGAGCGCATCGGCACCGACGGCGACATGGAAGCCGCCGCTCTCAAGTACAAGGAACTTGACGGCAAAGTGGATGCCTTCGGCGTCGGCGGCGCGGATTTGGGAGCCATCATCGATGGAAAATGGTACACCCTGCATTCCGTTACGCCCATGGTTCGATACGTAAAAAAGACGCCGCTCGTGGATGGCGGCGGATTGAAGAATACCCTCGAAAACAAAGCACCCGCATTTTTGGAACAGAATATCGGCGACTACATTAAATCACACGGGCGCAAAGTGCTGGTCACTCTTGGTGCGGACCGTTGGGGTCTTGCGCGCGCCTTCTCGGAGTTGGGCTACGAAACCGTATACGGCGACCTGATGTTTGGGTTGGACCTTCCCATCGCCATTCATTCATTGAAAGGCTTGAAAACAGCCGCTTCCCTGCTGATGCCGATTGCCAGCCGCCTGCCATTCGAATGGATCTATCCAACCGGCGAAAAGCAGGAAAAACGCACGCCGAAATGGGGCAAATATTATGATTGGGCAACCGTCATTGCCGGTGATTGTCACTACATCAAACGCTTCATGCCTGATGACCTGACCGGCAAGGTCATTGTTACCAACACCACCACGCCCGAAGATGTGGAGGCATTCCGCAAGGCAGGCGTGAAATATCTCGTCACCACCACTCCTGTCCTCGATGGTCGTTCCTTTGGCACAAATATGATGGAAGCCGCTCTTGTGGCGCTTTCGGGCAAGGGACGTCCGCTGACCTGGCCCGAACTCTCCGAAATGATCGATAAACTCGGCTTCCAACCGCAGTTGCAGGACCTCGAAAGGTCCTCCGGGACGGATGGGCATAAGACCATGAGCAACGTTTAG
- a CDS encoding DNA-binding protein, producing the protein MPSHTFRLKPGADLFDSIEVFVKERGIEAGCVLSCVGSLTHAVLRLADRDTYNDYEGHFEIVSITGTVSVHGSHIHVAISDSDGATVGGHLVSGCRIYTTAEIVLLELDDFVYKREMYENDSGYDELAVYKK; encoded by the coding sequence ATGCCTTCTCATACCTTCCGGCTCAAACCCGGCGCGGACCTGTTCGATTCCATCGAAGTTTTCGTCAAGGAACGGGGCATCGAAGCAGGATGCGTTCTATCGTGTGTCGGCAGCCTCACCCATGCCGTCCTGCGTCTTGCGGATCGCGATACGTACAACGATTACGAAGGTCATTTCGAGATCGTCTCGATAACAGGAACGGTTTCCGTGCATGGTTCGCACATTCACGTTGCAATTTCAGACAGCGACGGCGCGACGGTTGGCGGGCACCTCGTCAGCGGATGCAGAATCTACACGACGGCTGAGATCGTATTGTTGGAACTTGATGATTTCGTTTACAAGCGGGAAATGTACGAAAACGATTCGGGGTATGACGAATTGGCGGTCTATAAAAAGTAG
- a CDS encoding ABC transporter ATP-binding protein: MNITIKDLRFAYPTGLEALKGINLAIDSGEQVAIVGQNGAGKTTLVRHFNGLLKPASGSVSIGDWDTTKYSVAQLASRVGYVFQNPDEQLFSRDVLTEVSFGPRNFGYAKEKVDELVKRALALTELSEKTGTNPYDLSPTWRKMVALASIIAMDTPIVIFDEPTTGQDAMNVARIANVIAVLKREGKTIITITHDIDFCAENFERVIALADGRVLLDGPAREVLGEEETLAQTYVEPPQLTRLGKKLGLKEIVTTQEEFIKAVGQD, translated from the coding sequence ATGAATATCACCATCAAAGACCTCCGCTTCGCCTACCCCACCGGCTTGGAAGCCTTGAAAGGAATTAATCTCGCCATCGACTCCGGCGAGCAGGTTGCGATCGTCGGGCAGAACGGCGCAGGGAAGACGACTCTCGTGCGCCACTTCAACGGGCTGCTCAAGCCGGCTTCCGGCTCGGTTTCCATTGGCGATTGGGATACGACAAAATATTCAGTAGCACAATTGGCTTCACGAGTCGGCTATGTTTTTCAGAACCCCGACGAGCAATTATTCTCAAGGGACGTGTTGACCGAGGTCTCGTTCGGTCCGCGCAATTTTGGGTATGCAAAAGAAAAAGTGGATGAACTCGTCAAACGCGCATTGGCTCTCACCGAACTGAGCGAAAAGACCGGGACCAATCCCTACGACCTCTCGCCCACCTGGCGCAAGATGGTCGCGCTGGCATCCATCATCGCGATGGATACTCCCATCGTCATCTTCGACGAACCGACCACCGGGCAGGATGCGATGAATGTCGCGCGCATCGCGAATGTCATCGCCGTTTTGAAACGCGAAGGCAAAACCATCATCACGATTACCCACGACATCGATTTCTGCGCCGAGAATTTCGAACGCGTTATCGCATTGGCAGACGGGAGGGTGTTGTTGGATGGTCCCGCGCGGGAGGTCTTGGGTGAAGAAGAGACTTTGGCTCAGACGTACGTCGAGCCGCCGCAATTGACACGCCTGGGGAAAAAATTAGGGTTGAAAGAAATCGTGACCACGCAGGAAGAATTTATAAAAGCGGTAGGGCAGGATTAA
- a CDS encoding ABC transporter ATP-binding protein — translation MAFVNLQNLTYKYPLTKEPALQNIDMQVREGEFVAVIGPNGAGKSTLCYALAGFVPHFFKGEISGEIEVDGKKSSESTLDEWVLNVGLAFQNPFNQISGAKYTVFEELAFGLENIGVPRDEMKARVEDAMSLTGISDLADRSPYSLSGGQQQRVALTSILVMRPRLLVLDEPTSQMDPIGTREVFGVVRRMAEEGMTVVMVEHKMEWIAHFADRVIALKEGRIFLEGTPGDVLTSDVLIENGFGVSRYTSAAREAKKQGLWKKEKLPVTLDEAEEGFK, via the coding sequence ATGGCTTTCGTAAATCTGCAAAACCTGACTTATAAATATCCGCTCACGAAGGAACCCGCCTTGCAAAACATCGACATGCAGGTTCGAGAAGGCGAGTTCGTGGCGGTCATCGGTCCGAACGGGGCGGGCAAATCCACGCTGTGTTATGCATTGGCAGGATTCGTGCCGCATTTTTTCAAAGGCGAGATCAGCGGCGAGATCGAAGTGGATGGGAAGAAATCCAGCGAGTCCACGCTGGATGAGTGGGTGCTCAATGTTGGGCTGGCGTTTCAAAATCCCTTCAATCAAATTTCCGGCGCGAAGTACACCGTCTTTGAAGAGCTCGCGTTTGGGCTTGAGAACATCGGCGTACCGCGTGATGAAATGAAAGCGCGGGTGGAGGATGCCATGTCCCTGACCGGAATCAGCGATTTGGCGGACCGCTCTCCCTATTCCCTCTCCGGCGGGCAGCAGCAACGCGTCGCGCTGACCTCGATCCTGGTCATGCGACCCAGGCTTTTGGTCCTCGACGAGCCGACTTCGCAAATGGATCCCATCGGCACGCGCGAAGTCTTCGGCGTGGTGCGCAGGATGGCGGAAGAAGGCATGACGGTGGTGATGGTGGAGCACAAAATGGAATGGATCGCCCACTTCGCAGACCGCGTCATTGCCCTGAAGGAAGGTCGAATTTTTCTCGAGGGAACCCCCGGCGATGTGTTGACCTCTGACGTATTGATCGAGAATGGCTTCGGTGTTTCGCGTTACACATCAGCAGCAAGAGAGGCGAAAAAACAAGGTTTATGGAAGAAAGAGAAATTGCCTGTCACGTTGGATGAGGCGGAGGAAGGATTTAAATGA
- a CDS encoding fumarate hydratase gives MRELTKEIVELIRRTSSSLPPDVEKRLRESIEKEAPGSAARGALETIMKNIELSRTNSTPICQDTGTPIFYVHYPVGWSTIQLRRQIRAAMEEATRKSFMRPNAVDAIYDKNSGNNLGGDDFPYIHFEETEGDELVIELMLKGGGCENVGRQYSLPDNSLGAGRDLAGVRKVVLDAVQKAQGLGCAPGILGVSIGGDRGSSYIKSKEVLFSEMGTRNEDPKLAELEERLTKEANEMGIGPMGFGGKTTVLDTKITGLSRLPASYFVSVSYMCWAYRRRKMTVKGNETIYD, from the coding sequence ATGCGAGAGTTAACCAAAGAAATCGTCGAACTCATCCGGCGCACATCCAGTTCCCTGCCGCCGGATGTCGAAAAACGTTTACGGGAATCCATTGAGAAGGAAGCACCCGGTTCCGCGGCGCGAGGCGCGTTGGAGACCATCATGAAGAATATCGAACTCTCCCGCACCAATTCCACGCCGATCTGCCAGGATACCGGCACGCCCATCTTTTACGTGCATTACCCTGTGGGCTGGTCCACGATCCAGCTCCGCAGACAGATTCGCGCCGCGATGGAAGAGGCGACGAGGAAATCCTTCATGCGTCCGAATGCCGTCGATGCCATTTACGATAAAAACTCAGGCAACAATCTCGGAGGCGACGACTTCCCTTATATCCATTTTGAAGAGACCGAAGGCGACGAACTCGTCATCGAGTTGATGCTCAAGGGCGGCGGATGCGAAAATGTGGGCCGTCAGTATTCCCTGCCGGATAATTCCCTCGGCGCAGGCCGCGATCTGGCTGGAGTCCGCAAAGTGGTGTTGGACGCGGTCCAAAAAGCACAGGGGCTGGGATGCGCGCCGGGCATTTTGGGCGTGTCCATTGGAGGCGACCGCGGTTCTTCCTACATAAAGTCCAAGGAAGTCTTATTCAGCGAAATGGGAACTCGGAACGAAGACCCAAAACTTGCCGAACTCGAAGAACGCCTCACAAAAGAAGCCAACGAAATGGGGATCGGTCCGATGGGATTCGGCGGCAAGACCACTGTGCTGGATACGAAGATCACCGGCCTGAGCCGGTTGCCCGCTTCATACTTCGTTTCAGTTTCTTACATGTGCTGGGCATACCGCCGCCGCAAGATGACCGTGAAGGGAAATGAAACCATCTACGATTGA